The Propionibacterium freudenreichii subsp. freudenreichii genome contains a region encoding:
- a CDS encoding sigma-70 family RNA polymerase sigma factor: MTIPTPATNSSARGASAEPVGDVRDTETDAERAERFERDAMVYIDQLYGAALRMTRNPSDAEDVVQETYAKAFSSFKQFRPGTNLKAWLYRILTNTYINTYRKAQRQPQTGSDDVEDWQLAKAASHEATGLRSAEMEALREMPDAAVTNALEQLSDEFREAVLLADVEGFSYKEIAEIMGTPIGTVMSRLNRGRAQLRKLLADYARENGIGGDRTHE, encoded by the coding sequence ATGACGATTCCAACCCCTGCGACTAATTCATCGGCTCGCGGCGCATCCGCCGAGCCGGTTGGCGACGTGCGCGATACCGAGACGGATGCCGAACGGGCGGAGCGCTTCGAACGCGATGCCATGGTCTACATCGACCAGCTCTACGGCGCGGCGTTGCGCATGACGCGCAACCCGAGCGACGCCGAGGACGTGGTCCAGGAGACCTACGCCAAGGCGTTCAGCTCGTTCAAGCAGTTCAGGCCGGGCACGAACCTGAAGGCCTGGTTGTATCGCATTCTCACCAACACCTACATCAACACCTACCGCAAGGCGCAGCGTCAGCCCCAGACCGGGTCGGACGATGTCGAGGACTGGCAGTTGGCCAAGGCGGCGTCCCATGAGGCCACCGGGCTGCGGTCGGCGGAGATGGAGGCGCTGCGTGAGATGCCGGATGCGGCAGTGACCAATGCACTCGAGCAGCTGTCCGACGAATTCCGTGAGGCAGTCCTGCTCGCCGATGTCGAGGGCTTCTCCTACAAGGAGATCGCCGAGATCATGGGCACGCCCATCGGCACGGTGATGTCACGGCTCAACAGGGGACGTGCGCAACTGCGCAAGCTGCTGGCCGACTATGCACGTGAGAATGGAATCGGGGGAGACCGGACTCATGAGTGA
- a CDS encoding carbohydrate-binding domain-containing protein, with the protein MNLSWQKRLAALAVAATLTGCGATTASSPTTTASAQAAATSVSSSAQSVLADNKDSHYKASDLDYEASSVVTVTLSGSSASASGPGVGIDGSTVTITEPGTYKVSGQLTDGRLVVNSTASGETRIILDGADITSSSGPAIDIQAADEVNVILADGSQNTLTDGSGYDTSADGAANAALYSRADLTIAGTGSLSVDGRTNDGIASTDGLVIVSGTIRVQAIDDGIRGKDYVIVEDGTINVTSGGDGIKSDNSQDSTRGYVDIENGTIAVNATAGDGVDVTSDFVQTGASLTITTAGGSSSRPSDSTDAASTKGIKAGAQLVISDGTDTITSSDDAVHSNDTVQIDGGTLKLSTGDDAIHADNALTTNGGTIDVTASYEGLESNAITLNAATINITSSDDGINASDGSGEADDPGAGSASNSTMVITGGAITVDAGGDGLDSNGAMTISGGTIVVNGPTDSGNGALDTGGTLRISGGTLFAAGSSGMAESPDTDSSQAWLQSELTASAGQSVTISTTDGTQIASYTVAKATGNIVFSSSAISAGSSYLVSVNGGSATTVTANQSTGNTMGGAMGAPGPR; encoded by the coding sequence ATGAACTTGTCATGGCAGAAGAGACTGGCCGCGCTCGCCGTCGCGGCCACGCTGACCGGCTGCGGCGCGACCACCGCGTCCAGCCCCACCACGACCGCCTCCGCGCAGGCCGCGGCCACCAGCGTCTCGTCGAGTGCGCAATCGGTGTTGGCCGACAACAAGGACTCGCACTACAAGGCGAGCGACCTTGACTATGAGGCATCCTCGGTGGTGACGGTGACCCTGTCGGGGAGCTCCGCGTCCGCCAGCGGCCCGGGCGTGGGCATCGATGGTTCAACCGTCACCATCACCGAGCCGGGCACCTACAAGGTCTCGGGGCAGCTCACCGACGGACGGCTCGTGGTGAACTCAACAGCCTCCGGCGAGACCCGCATCATCCTCGACGGCGCCGACATCACGTCGAGCAGCGGCCCGGCGATCGACATCCAGGCTGCCGACGAGGTGAACGTGATCCTTGCCGACGGATCGCAGAACACGCTGACCGACGGATCCGGCTATGACACGAGCGCCGACGGCGCGGCCAACGCGGCGCTGTATTCGCGTGCCGACCTGACGATCGCCGGCACGGGTTCCCTGAGCGTCGACGGGAGGACCAACGACGGCATCGCCTCCACCGACGGCCTGGTGATCGTCTCGGGCACGATTCGGGTCCAGGCCATTGATGACGGCATCAGGGGCAAGGACTATGTGATCGTGGAGGATGGCACCATCAACGTGACCAGCGGCGGGGACGGCATCAAGTCGGACAACTCGCAGGACTCCACGCGTGGCTATGTGGACATCGAGAACGGCACCATCGCGGTCAATGCGACCGCGGGTGACGGCGTGGACGTCACCAGCGATTTCGTCCAGACGGGCGCCTCCTTGACGATCACGACCGCCGGCGGTTCGTCCAGCAGGCCCAGCGACAGCACCGATGCCGCGTCCACCAAGGGCATCAAGGCCGGGGCGCAGCTGGTCATCAGCGATGGGACCGACACCATCACCTCGTCCGACGACGCGGTGCACAGCAACGACACCGTGCAGATCGACGGCGGCACGCTCAAGCTGTCCACCGGCGATGACGCCATCCACGCCGACAACGCCCTGACCACCAACGGCGGCACCATCGACGTGACCGCGAGCTATGAGGGCCTGGAGTCCAACGCCATCACCCTCAACGCCGCGACGATCAACATCACGAGCTCCGATGATGGCATCAATGCCTCCGACGGCTCCGGCGAGGCCGACGATCCCGGCGCCGGGTCGGCGTCGAACTCCACGATGGTGATCACCGGCGGGGCGATCACGGTCGACGCGGGCGGCGATGGACTGGATTCCAATGGCGCCATGACGATCAGCGGCGGCACCATCGTCGTGAACGGACCGACCGACTCGGGCAATGGTGCCCTGGACACCGGTGGCACGCTGAGGATCAGCGGCGGAACGCTGTTCGCAGCAGGGAGCTCGGGCATGGCCGAGAGCCCCGACACGGATTCGTCACAGGCCTGGCTCCAGAGCGAACTCACGGCCAGTGCCGGGCAGAGCGTGACGATCTCCACCACCGACGGCACCCAGATCGCCAGCTACACCGTGGCCAAGGCAACCGGGAACATCGTCTTCAGCTCCTCGGCGATCAGCGCCGGCTCAAGCTACCTGGTGAGCGTCAATGGTGGCTCCGCCACCACGGTCACGGCGAATCAGTCGACCGGCAACACGATGGGTGGCGCCATGGGAGCGCCCGGGCCCCGCTGA
- a CDS encoding 50S ribosomal protein bL37 produces the protein MGKTGRKRRARRKNAANHGKRPNA, from the coding sequence ATGGGAAAGACCGGACGCAAGCGTCGTGCTCGCCGAAAGAATGCCGCCAACCACGGCAAGCGACCCAACGCCTAA
- the rsgA gene encoding ribosome small subunit-dependent GTPase A: MSPRQTRGVIGRGTDFDSHDFGRPAKRTRPRTKRRPDYSEAPTARVITVDRGRYHLLLDAPDSPRHLVAAKARQLGRGAVIVGDVVRVVGDTSGEEGTLARIVQVEPRRTELNRTADDTDPYERPIVANADQLVVVTALADPQPSAGMIDRVLVAGYDAGVKPLICLTKADLADPTELVDLYEPLDVPIFVSMPDSNLDELRAALAHHVTVFVGHSGVGKSTLINRLVPDADRATGVVNDVTGKGRHTSTSAIALQLPPFAGDPEAGWVIDTPGVRSFGLSHVSAETILEAFPDLMRFTADCPRGCNHHAGAPECGLDAALARGDLSAQRLTSFRRILEAVDGARADYSSVQERNH, translated from the coding sequence GTGAGCCCCCGCCAGACCCGCGGCGTGATCGGACGCGGAACCGATTTCGACAGCCACGACTTCGGGCGTCCCGCGAAGCGCACCCGCCCCCGCACCAAGCGTCGCCCCGATTACTCCGAGGCCCCCACGGCGCGGGTCATCACGGTCGATCGGGGCCGGTACCACCTCCTGCTGGACGCACCGGATTCCCCGCGCCACCTGGTGGCGGCCAAGGCCCGCCAGCTCGGCCGCGGTGCGGTGATCGTCGGTGACGTGGTGCGCGTGGTGGGCGACACCAGCGGGGAGGAGGGAACCCTGGCGCGCATCGTGCAGGTGGAGCCGCGTCGCACCGAGCTCAACCGCACCGCCGACGACACCGATCCCTATGAACGCCCGATCGTGGCCAACGCCGATCAACTCGTGGTGGTGACCGCACTGGCGGATCCCCAGCCCAGCGCCGGCATGATCGACCGCGTGCTCGTCGCCGGCTACGACGCCGGCGTGAAGCCCCTCATCTGCCTGACCAAGGCCGACCTGGCCGACCCGACGGAGCTGGTCGACCTCTATGAGCCGCTTGACGTGCCGATCTTCGTCTCCATGCCGGACAGCAACCTCGATGAACTGCGTGCCGCCCTAGCCCACCATGTGACGGTGTTCGTCGGACATTCCGGCGTCGGGAAGTCGACCCTGATCAATCGACTCGTCCCCGATGCGGATCGGGCCACGGGCGTGGTGAACGATGTCACCGGCAAGGGACGACACACCTCCACCTCGGCCATCGCCCTGCAGCTGCCGCCCTTCGCGGGCGACCCGGAGGCGGGCTGGGTGATCGACACACCGGGCGTGCGCAGCTTCGGGCTCAGCCATGTGAGCGCGGAGACCATCCTTGAGGCCTTCCCCGACCTGATGCGTTTCACCGCTGACTGCCCCCGTGGATGCAACCACCACGCGGGAGCCCCCGAGTGCGGACTGGACGCGGCGTTGGCCCGTGGCGACCTGTCCGCCCAGCGCCTGACCTCCTTCCGCCGCATTCTGGAGGCGGTGGACGGGGCCAGGGCGGACTACAGCTCGGTGCAGGAGCGCAACCACTAG
- a CDS encoding WhiB family transcriptional regulator yields MDWRHKAACLNEDPELFFPIGNTGPALAQIEEAKKVCQRCEVREECLAWALEAGQDHGVWGGMSEDERRAMKRRAARSRRSA; encoded by the coding sequence ATGGACTGGCGCCACAAGGCTGCCTGCCTCAATGAGGATCCGGAGCTGTTTTTCCCCATCGGAAACACTGGTCCGGCTTTGGCGCAGATCGAAGAGGCCAAGAAGGTCTGCCAGCGATGCGAGGTGCGCGAAGAGTGCCTGGCCTGGGCCCTGGAGGCCGGTCAGGACCACGGCGTATGGGGCGGGATGTCGGAGGACGAGCGCCGCGCGATGAAGCGCCGGGCCGCGCGGTCACGTCGTAGCGCCTGA
- a CDS encoding VTC domain-containing protein has product MVVPRCPVRSVRFPVRVRPSHEQDDHRSGGYRTRRAEPHRRPADAGGQEIPGDPGRGADLPRALPADSRVLTIAGIREFRYVSVYFDTPGQDSYLASARGRRRRWKIRERDYLDSGMRWLEVKTCRGERTVKQRLQIDVAERGRWSAGDRHEMHRALSVCGMPSVPLDALAPRLNTSYLRTTLVEPGSGTRVTLDRRLIWTSADDVRAVRLGELTVVETKSAGMAPGRVDHLLWSIGVRPHRFSKFATGLAILEPGLPHNRWHSTIGHLRSRLREGRPETAAATMRSESS; this is encoded by the coding sequence ATGGTCGTGCCCCGGTGCCCTGTGCGGAGCGTGAGGTTCCCGGTGCGCGTGAGGCCGTCGCATGAGCAGGACGATCACCGATCTGGCGGATATCGGACTCGACGAGCTGAACCGCACCGCCGCCCTGCAGACGCGGGTGGACAGGAAATACCTGGCGACCCCGGCCGAGGTGCGGACCTTCCTCGGGCCCTGCCCGCTGACAGCAGGGTCCTCACGATCGCAGGCATCCGGGAGTTCCGCTATGTGTCGGTCTACTTCGACACCCCCGGCCAGGACAGCTACCTCGCCTCGGCGCGGGGACGCCGGCGACGATGGAAGATCCGCGAGCGCGACTACCTCGACAGCGGCATGCGGTGGCTCGAGGTGAAGACCTGTCGTGGGGAACGGACCGTCAAGCAACGCCTGCAGATCGACGTCGCCGAGCGTGGCCGGTGGAGCGCCGGGGACCGCCACGAGATGCACCGGGCATTGTCCGTGTGCGGCATGCCGTCTGTCCCGCTGGATGCCCTGGCGCCCCGGCTCAACACGTCCTATCTGCGGACCACCCTGGTCGAACCGGGCAGCGGGACGCGGGTCACCCTCGACCGCAGACTCATCTGGACCTCGGCCGATGATGTCCGCGCGGTGCGGCTGGGTGAGCTGACGGTGGTGGAGACGAAGTCGGCGGGCATGGCACCGGGCCGGGTGGACCACCTGCTGTGGTCGATCGGGGTTCGGCCCCACCGTTTCAGCAAGTTCGCCACCGGCCTGGCCATCCTTGAGCCCGGGCTGCCCCACAACCGGTGGCATTCGACCATCGGACATCTCCGGTCACGACTACGCGAAGGCCGCCCTGAGACCGCGGCCGCCACAATGAGGAGCGAATCATCATGA
- a CDS encoding sensor histidine kinase, producing the protein MVSMNRVLADHTVLDEDDREWLTSLVREWHLLADMRFSDLVLWVPDEDENVFWAAAQQRPVTGPTALEDDVVGDEIRYEPDSLVTEAFMSREVSETSNNRLRAGIPVDVWAIPILRHGDVIGVVERHTNRMGVRAPGAMEDYYLEIADILTDMVHHADYPVSPASDPSMSPRVGDGLIYAGMDGAIKYASPNAVSAYRRLGMVGDLVGEDVHHPAPDSLRVSIFAVSPHGEGTFADHESEPSQSVFRTDIAGEYDLENDAGCIRARVLQLRKDGRQVGVLMLCRDITELRDRERELVTKDATIREIHHRVKNNLQTVAALLRLQARRTHSDEAKNALTDATNRVQSIAVVHEILSQSYDEEAEFDQVADKLLQMVGDVAAASGTVRAKREGSFGLVPAKVATSLSLILTELCQNAIEHGLATHSGNVFVRPQRNAAGDLVLDVVDEGEGLPEGFQMGATNSLGTSIVTTLVADLGGEFTLFNNADGPGATSRIVVPASTLSV; encoded by the coding sequence ATGGTGTCAATGAACCGGGTCCTGGCTGATCACACGGTCCTCGACGAGGATGATCGCGAGTGGCTCACCTCCCTGGTCCGTGAATGGCACCTGCTGGCCGATATGAGGTTCTCCGACCTGGTGCTGTGGGTCCCCGATGAGGACGAGAACGTCTTCTGGGCCGCAGCCCAGCAGCGTCCGGTGACCGGGCCGACGGCGCTCGAGGATGACGTCGTCGGTGATGAGATCCGCTACGAGCCCGACTCGCTGGTGACCGAGGCCTTCATGTCGCGCGAGGTCAGCGAGACGAGCAACAACCGGCTGCGGGCCGGTATCCCGGTGGACGTGTGGGCCATCCCGATCCTGCGCCACGGCGATGTGATCGGTGTCGTCGAACGCCACACCAACCGGATGGGCGTGCGTGCGCCGGGGGCGATGGAGGACTACTACCTCGAAATCGCCGACATCCTCACCGACATGGTGCATCACGCCGACTATCCCGTGAGCCCCGCCAGCGATCCCTCGATGAGTCCGCGGGTGGGCGATGGGTTGATCTATGCGGGCATGGACGGCGCCATCAAGTACGCCAGTCCCAACGCGGTGTCCGCCTATCGCCGACTGGGGATGGTGGGGGACCTGGTGGGCGAAGATGTCCATCATCCGGCGCCCGACAGCCTGCGGGTGTCCATCTTTGCGGTGTCCCCCCACGGCGAGGGCACCTTCGCCGACCATGAATCGGAGCCCAGCCAGTCAGTCTTCCGCACCGACATCGCCGGGGAGTACGACCTGGAGAACGATGCCGGGTGCATCCGCGCCCGCGTCCTGCAACTGCGCAAGGACGGGCGACAGGTCGGGGTACTGATGCTGTGCCGCGACATCACCGAGCTGCGCGACCGCGAACGCGAGCTGGTCACCAAGGACGCCACGATCCGTGAGATCCACCACCGGGTGAAGAACAACCTCCAGACAGTGGCCGCGCTGCTGCGCCTCCAGGCGCGCCGTACCCACTCCGACGAGGCCAAGAATGCACTCACCGACGCCACGAATCGGGTCCAGTCCATCGCCGTGGTGCACGAGATCCTCTCGCAGAGCTACGACGAGGAGGCAGAATTCGACCAGGTGGCCGACAAGCTGTTGCAGATGGTCGGCGACGTTGCGGCGGCGTCGGGCACCGTGCGCGCCAAGCGTGAGGGAAGCTTCGGACTCGTGCCGGCCAAGGTGGCCACGTCCCTGTCCCTGATACTCACAGAGCTGTGCCAGAACGCCATCGAGCACGGGCTGGCAACCCATTCGGGAAATGTCTTCGTGCGTCCCCAGCGCAATGCCGCCGGCGACCTGGTGCTCGACGTCGTCGATGAGGGGGAGGGGCTGCCCGAGGGCTTCCAGATGGGTGCCACCAACAGCCTCGGTACCTCCATCGTCACCACCCTGGTGGCCGATCTGGGGGGAGAGTTCACCCTGTTCAACAATGCCGACGGTCCGGGAGCCACCTCACGCATCGTGGTGCCGGCGTCGACGCTCAGCGTCTGA
- the aroA gene encoding 3-phosphoshikimate 1-carboxyvinyltransferase → MTEHVAGDRQTAADPRVTTSQGWPAPRARVPLHATVHVPGSKSEGNRALVLAALGDGPSTITGLPDARDIRLMIAALRGLGTTIAPGDAHEVTVHPGPLHAATAPIDCGLAGTVMRFVPPLAALVAGTTRFVGDDRAAERPIAPLLEGLRQLGAATSSDAIPFDLTAPDELTGHEVSIDASASSQFISGLLLAAAAFPQGIDLMHTGANVPSAPHIDMTIAMLARHGVRVAQPERGRRWVVESGMIRAADERIEPDLTNAAVFLIAGVITGGSVAVADWPRRSTQPGALIGPVLARMGAAFATGAGRATATHRDDLQGAELDLRPASELTCSVAALAVAARGTTTIRGVGHIRGHETDRIAAIATELTRVGVDVAELPDGLRIEGMAGRLDQLHPSTGDGLFRCYADHRMAHLGALIGLMVPGIRLDDVGSTTKTMPDFPGEWDRLVNAR, encoded by the coding sequence ATGACTGAGCACGTTGCCGGAGACCGCCAGACCGCTGCCGATCCCCGCGTCACCACCTCGCAGGGCTGGCCGGCGCCCCGGGCACGCGTCCCCCTCCATGCGACGGTGCACGTGCCCGGCTCGAAGTCCGAGGGGAACCGGGCCCTGGTGCTGGCCGCGCTGGGCGACGGCCCCAGCACCATCACCGGCCTGCCGGACGCCCGCGACATCCGACTGATGATCGCCGCACTGCGTGGCCTGGGCACAACGATCGCCCCCGGCGACGCCCACGAGGTCACGGTGCACCCGGGTCCGCTGCACGCCGCCACCGCACCCATTGATTGCGGGCTGGCCGGCACGGTGATGCGCTTCGTGCCTCCCCTGGCCGCGCTGGTGGCGGGCACCACCCGGTTCGTGGGCGATGACCGGGCTGCCGAGCGTCCGATCGCCCCGCTGCTCGAGGGTTTGCGCCAGCTGGGGGCCGCCACCAGTTCAGACGCGATCCCCTTCGACCTCACGGCACCCGACGAACTCACCGGACATGAGGTGAGCATCGATGCCTCGGCGTCCAGCCAGTTCATCTCCGGCCTGCTGTTGGCTGCGGCCGCCTTCCCGCAGGGCATCGATCTGATGCACACCGGCGCCAACGTGCCTTCGGCGCCACATATCGACATGACGATCGCCATGTTGGCTCGTCACGGCGTGAGGGTCGCACAACCGGAGCGGGGACGCCGCTGGGTGGTGGAGTCGGGAATGATCCGTGCCGCCGATGAGCGGATCGAGCCTGACCTGACGAATGCGGCGGTGTTCCTGATCGCCGGCGTGATCACCGGTGGCTCGGTGGCCGTGGCCGACTGGCCCCGACGCAGCACCCAGCCCGGGGCACTCATCGGGCCCGTCCTGGCAAGGATGGGTGCCGCCTTCGCCACCGGGGCGGGCCGGGCCACCGCCACACACCGCGACGACCTGCAGGGCGCGGAGCTTGACCTGCGCCCCGCCAGCGAACTCACCTGCTCGGTCGCCGCCCTGGCCGTCGCCGCCAGGGGGACGACCACCATCCGCGGGGTGGGCCACATCCGCGGCCACGAGACGGACCGCATCGCGGCCATCGCCACGGAGCTGACCCGCGTCGGCGTGGACGTCGCCGAACTGCCCGACGGCCTGCGCATCGAGGGCATGGCGGGGCGCCTTGACCAGCTGCACCCAAGCACCGGCGATGGCCTCTTCCGGTGCTACGCAGATCACCGGATGGCCCACCTGGGCGCGCTGATCGGACTGATGGTGCCGGGCATCAGGCTGGACGACGTGGGTTCGACCACGAAGACGATGCCCGATTTCCCCGGCGAATGGGACAGGCTGGTGAACGCACGGTGA
- a CDS encoding zf-HC2 domain-containing protein: MSEMGHGDFVSATDEHACEMALGSLQAFLHGELPEANADEIRHHLMICESCMNDFDIEEMISSMVKRCTGTPCASPALRTRITALSVEHRRSMSGGDVTTESA, from the coding sequence ATGAGTGAAATGGGCCATGGCGACTTCGTGTCAGCCACTGACGAGCATGCCTGTGAGATGGCATTGGGTAGCCTGCAGGCATTCCTGCACGGCGAGCTGCCCGAGGCCAACGCGGACGAGATCCGCCATCACCTCATGATCTGCGAGAGCTGTATGAACGACTTCGACATCGAGGAGATGATCTCATCGATGGTCAAGCGCTGCACCGGCACACCCTGTGCGTCGCCGGCCCTGCGCACCCGCATCACCGCATTGAGCGTGGAGCATCGTCGTTCCATGTCGGGCGGCGACGTCACCACCGAATCCGCCTGA
- a CDS encoding SOS response-associated peptidase, protein MCGRYALSADPDELVEVFDISEIAEDSGESLALTPGQPQADYPQWMRPRFNIAPTQTIPVVVTRGQDHPVRKVAGMYWGLVPSWSKGPGSTRRMINARVETLDEKPVYRTALARRRCILPASGYYEWQHPADKSVPARPFYIEPADGGLLALAGLYDFWRSPQGSWLSSCTIITTEATGEMAAIHNRRPVLLQPDAWGDWLDPSCTDSREALGLIAPLAAGLLSAHPVSRRVNSPRTDDPGLTEPIMAGE, encoded by the coding sequence GTGTGTGGAAGATATGCGCTGAGCGCCGATCCCGATGAATTGGTCGAGGTCTTCGACATCAGTGAGATCGCCGAGGACTCGGGTGAGTCGCTGGCGCTGACCCCCGGCCAGCCGCAGGCCGACTACCCGCAGTGGATGCGGCCGCGGTTCAACATCGCCCCGACCCAGACGATCCCGGTGGTCGTCACGCGCGGACAGGACCATCCGGTGCGGAAGGTCGCGGGCATGTACTGGGGGCTGGTCCCGTCATGGTCGAAGGGGCCCGGCAGCACCCGACGCATGATCAACGCACGGGTCGAGACCCTCGACGAGAAGCCGGTGTACCGCACGGCCCTGGCGCGGCGTCGGTGCATCCTGCCGGCGAGTGGCTACTACGAGTGGCAGCACCCGGCGGACAAGTCCGTGCCGGCCCGACCATTCTACATCGAGCCCGCCGACGGCGGCCTCCTCGCCCTGGCCGGCCTCTACGACTTCTGGCGTTCGCCACAGGGCAGCTGGCTGTCCTCGTGCACCATCATCACCACGGAGGCGACCGGCGAGATGGCCGCCATCCACAACCGCCGCCCGGTACTGCTCCAGCCCGACGCGTGGGGCGACTGGCTCGACCCCAGCTGCACCGACAGCCGGGAGGCACTGGGCCTCATCGCACCCCTGGCGGCCGGCCTGCTCAGCGCCCACCCGGTGAGTCGGCGGGTGAATTCTCCCCGCACCGATGACCCCGGATTGACCGAGCCGATCATGGCGGGGGAATAA
- a CDS encoding inositol monophosphatase family protein: protein MADRIDSTRSDLTADLLLAQRMASEADTITTGRFRASDLRVQTKPDHTPVSEADKGVEGMVRATLATERPDDAVHGEEMPDTGWGSRRWIVDPIDGTANYVRGVPVWATLIGLMVDGEMTVGVVSAPALGRRWWASKGHGAFAGPDFSRGTRLAVSAVGTVHDAFLSYSSLGGWSRDHRGQAFAELLASCGRTRGFGDFFSYMLVAEGAVDLACEPDLELYDMAALVPIVTEAGGRFTNLEGAPGPVGRGALASNGLLHDEVLNRLQRDDH from the coding sequence ATGGCTGACCGAATTGATTCCACACGCTCTGATCTCACGGCCGATCTGCTGCTGGCCCAGCGCATGGCATCCGAGGCGGACACCATCACCACTGGCCGTTTCCGGGCCAGTGACCTGCGGGTGCAGACCAAGCCGGACCACACGCCGGTTTCCGAGGCCGACAAGGGCGTCGAGGGCATGGTGCGGGCCACGCTGGCCACCGAACGTCCCGATGATGCGGTCCATGGCGAGGAGATGCCCGACACCGGATGGGGATCACGTCGCTGGATCGTCGATCCGATCGATGGCACCGCGAACTATGTGCGGGGCGTCCCGGTGTGGGCCACCCTCATCGGCCTGATGGTCGACGGCGAGATGACCGTGGGCGTGGTCAGCGCTCCCGCCCTGGGCCGACGCTGGTGGGCCTCGAAGGGCCATGGTGCCTTCGCCGGCCCCGATTTCTCGCGGGGAACGCGCCTTGCCGTGTCGGCCGTCGGCACCGTGCACGACGCATTCCTGTCCTATTCGTCGCTCGGCGGCTGGTCGCGCGACCATCGCGGGCAGGCCTTTGCCGAGCTGCTGGCCAGTTGCGGGCGAACGCGCGGTTTCGGCGACTTCTTCAGCTACATGCTGGTGGCGGAGGGAGCTGTCGACCTGGCCTGCGAGCCCGACCTGGAACTGTACGACATGGCTGCGCTCGTGCCGATCGTCACCGAGGCGGGCGGCCGGTTCACCAATCTCGAGGGTGCGCCGGGACCGGTGGGGCGGGGTGCCCTGGCAAGCAATGGCCTCCTGCACGACGAGGTGCTGAACCGGCTCCAGCGCGACGACCACTGA
- a CDS encoding DUF4956 domain-containing protein — protein sequence MTDLVALGADALMIVILTFAVYLPRHHRRDMVVAYLSVNVGVLAVSTALSVSSVAAGLGLGLFGVLSIIRLRSEELSQIETAYYFSALALGLLGGVDVPLGYSVPLMALIVAVTCISDSRWIGRGMQRQVVALDRAYPDAAQLRAALGERLGGRILSVSVQRLDFVNDTTLVEVRFRPGSRAGGAPDIAVDGRAPVPCAEREVPGAREAVA from the coding sequence ATGACCGACCTTGTTGCCCTTGGCGCCGACGCCTTGATGATCGTCATCCTGACCTTCGCCGTCTACCTGCCGCGCCACCACCGACGCGACATGGTCGTGGCCTATCTGAGCGTCAACGTCGGCGTGCTGGCAGTTTCCACGGCCTTGTCGGTGAGCAGTGTTGCAGCCGGGCTCGGCCTGGGCCTGTTCGGGGTGTTGTCGATCATCCGGCTCCGTTCGGAGGAGCTGAGCCAGATCGAGACCGCCTACTATTTCAGCGCGCTGGCGCTGGGCCTGCTCGGCGGAGTGGACGTGCCACTGGGGTATTCGGTGCCCCTCATGGCGTTGATCGTGGCGGTCACCTGCATCAGCGACTCCCGGTGGATCGGGCGCGGGATGCAGCGCCAGGTGGTGGCCCTTGATCGGGCGTATCCCGATGCGGCGCAGCTGCGCGCGGCGCTGGGGGAGCGCCTGGGCGGGCGGATCCTGTCGGTGTCCGTGCAGCGCCTCGACTTCGTCAACGACACGACATTGGTGGAGGTGCGCTTCCGGCCCGGATCACGGGCTGGCGGCGCCCCGGACATCGCGGTGGATGGTCGTGCCCCGGTGCCCTGTGCGGAGCGTGAGGTTCCCGGTGCGCGTGAGGCCGTCGCATGA